The following are encoded together in the Fusarium keratoplasticum isolate Fu6.1 chromosome 1, whole genome shotgun sequence genome:
- a CDS encoding Urease, with translation MHLVPKEGCSRELQIDKLVISQLGVLAQRRLARGVKLNHSEAAALIANNLHELIRDGNHTVADLMALGATMLGRRHVLPSVCSTLHEIQVEGTFPSGTYLVTVHNPISSDDGDLRKALYGSFLPVPDNDAFPMAASEEYAHEKQPGAVVTVKSRVTLNEGRNRIRLQVTSRGDRPIQVGSHYHFIEVNPQLEFDRIRAYGYRLDIPAGTSVRFEPGDTKTVTLVEIGGNRVIRGGNNLASGAVDLSRADEILARLQEAGFAHAPEPAGDMAYIDAFDMDRAAYATMFGPTTGDLVRLGSTDLWVSIERDETVYGDECKFGGGKTLREGMGQATGRPDAETLDLVVTNALIVDWTGIYKADIGVKEGMIVGIGKAGNPDVMDGVTPGMVVGSCTDVIAGEGKIVTAGAIDTHIHFICPQQVPEALASGVTTMLGGGTGPSAGTNATTCTPGAHYMRQMLQACDSLPINIGITGKGNDSAPEALREQVTAGACGLKLHEDWGCTPAAIDACLTVCDELDVQCLIHTDTLNESGFVESTIASFKGRTIHTYHTEGAGGGHAPDIISVVEHENVLPSSTNPTRPFTRNTLDEHLDMLMVCHHLSKNIPEDVAFAESRIRAETIAAEDVLHDLGAISMMSSDSQAMGRCGEVVLRTWNTAHKNKIQRGRLPEDEGTGADNARVKRYVSKYTINPAVAQGFSHLVGSIEVGKFADLVVWDPAWFGTKPSNVIKGGHIAYAQMGDPNASIPTVQPIIARPMFAPLCPSTSILFVSSASITSGAIASYNLRSRVEAVHGCRTVGKRDMRHNDRMPKMRVDPESYTVEADGEVCVAAPAETLPLTQQFYVY, from the exons ATGCATCTGGTTCCCAAAGAG GGTTGTTCTCGGGAACTACAGATCGATAAGCTCGTCATCTCTCAGCTGGGAGTGCTTGCTCAGAGGCGACTGGCAAGGGGAGTCAAGCTGAACCATTCGGAAGCTGCG GCTCTCATTGCCAACAACCTACATGAACTCATCCGCGATGGAAATCACACCGTCGCGGACCTTATGGCTCTTGGAGCCACCATGCTGGGTCGACGTCATGTCCTCCCCTCTGTGTGCAGTACCCTTCATGAGATTCAAGTTGAGGGTACCTTTCCATCCGGTACATATCTCGTGACCGTCCACAACCCCATCAGCTCCGATGATGGTGACCTCCGCAAGGCGCTGTATGGAAGTTTCCTCCCAGTCCCGGACAACGATGCGTTCCCCATGGCGGCCTCTGAAGAGTACGCGCACGAGAAGCAGCCCGGTGCCGTAGTAACTGTCAAGTCACGGGTCACTCTCAACGAGGGCCGCAATAGGATCCGTCTTCAGGTGACGAGCAGGGGAGACCGACCTATCCAGGTGGGATCTCACTACCACTTTATAGAGGTCAACCCGCAGCTCGAGTTTGACCGTATTCGTGCGTATGGTTATCGACTCGATATTCCCGCCGGCACTTCTGTCCGATTCGAGCCTGGCGATACAAAGACTGTCACGCTTGTCGAGATTGGCGGCAACCGTGTTATCCGCGGGGGTAACAACCTCGCATCAGGAGCTGTTGACCTTTCTCGTGCTGATGAGATCCTTGCACGGTTGCAAGAAGCTGGTTTTGCTCACGCTCCTGAGCCAGCGGGTGACATGGCTTATATCGACGCCTTTGATATGGACCGCGCCGCATATGCAACCATGTTTGGTCCCACCACCGGTGATCTCGTGCGGCTCGGCAGCACAGATCTATGGGTCAGCATTGAGCGTGACGAGACGGTCTATGGCGACGAGTGCAAGTTTGGTGGTGGAAAGACGCTGCGTGAGGGAATGGGCCAGGCAACGGGACGGCCAGATGCTGAGACATTGGACCTAGTTGTGACCAACGCACTCATCGTGGACTGGACAGGTATTTACAAGGCAGACATCGgtgtcaaggagggcatgATCGTGGGTATCGGCAAGGCGGGCAACCCAGACGTGATGGACGGCGTGACGCCCGGCATGGTGGTTGGAAGCTGTACAGATGTCATCGCAGGAGAGGGCAAGATTGTCACCGCCGGAGCCATCGATACTCACATCCACTTTATCTGTCCACAGCAGGTACCCGAGGCCCTCGCATCGGGTGTCACCACTATGTTGGGCGGTGGTACTGGTCCAAG CGCGGGAACAAATGCAACCACTTGTACCCCTGGAGCCCACTACATGCGCCAGATGCTCCAGGCTTGTGATTCCCTTCCCATCAACATTGGAATCACAGGCAAGGGCAACGACAGTGCCCCTGAGGCCCTCCGCGAGCAGGTCACGGCGGGCGCTTGCGGTCTCAAGCTTCACGAAGACTGGGGTTGTACTCCCGCTGCTATCGACGCGTGCCTTACCGTCTGCGATGAGCTGGATGTTCAGTGTCTCATCCACACTGATACACTCAACGAGTCAGGCTTCGTCGAGTCTACCATCGCCTCTTTCAAGGGTCGGACGATTCACACGTACCACACTGAGGGTGCTGGAGGCGGCCACGCCCCAGACATCATCTCGGTCGTTGAGCACGAGAACGTGttgccgtcgtcgacgaACCCAACACGGCCGTTCACGCGTAACACGCTTGACGAGCACCTCGACATGCTCATGGTGTGCCACCATCTATCCAAGAACATCCCCGAGGACGTTGCCTTTGCCGAGAGCCGAATTCGCGCAGAGaccatcgccgccgaggacgtGCTCCACGACCTGGGCGCCATCAGCATGATGAGCTCCGACTCGCAGGCCATGGGCCGCTGCGGCGAGGTGGTGCTCCGGACCTGGAACACGGCGCACAAGAACAAGATTCAGAGGGGTCGGCTgcccgaggatgagggcACGGGGGCTGACAACGCTCGTGTTAAGCGCTACGTGAGCAAGTATACTATCAACCCGGCCGTTGCTCAAGGCTTTAGTCACCTGGTGGGAAGCATCGAGGTGGGCAAGTTTGCCGACTTGGTCGTCTGGGATCCGGCCTGGTTTGGAACCAAGCCTAGCAATGTCATTAAGGGAGGACATATCGCATATGCTCAGATG GGCGACCCCAATGCCTCTATTCCTACAGTCCAACCCATCATCGCCCGTCCCATGTTCGCTCCCCTCTGTCCCTCCACCAGCATTCTCTTCGTCTCTTccgcctccatcacctcGGGCGCTATAGCCTCGTACAACCTACGCAGCCGCGTCGAGGCGGTTCACGGGTGCCGTACCGTTGGCAAGCGCGACATGCGGCACAACGACCGCATGCCCAAGATGCGCGTCGACCCAGAGAGTTACACTGTCGAGGCCGATGGCGAGGTGTGTGTGGCGGCGCCAGCAGAGACTCTGCCCCTGACGCAACAGTTTTATGTCTATTGA
- a CDS encoding HMG box domain-containing protein — MARPKKSAAEKQQPAQVPVPQQQHIQHHQQPLVPTPMMPVPVAAAVVPPPQAVMPQRVVDNDSFLRVRDSAVGRLTTILELLRSFTADYVRQTNLLLGEPTAEGSQDNLLATFEHAAQQLIMPVPELAPPVEEKKERKKRTIDPNAPKRPLTPYFLYMQHARSIIANDLGAEAPKGAVQEEGQRRWANMSPHEKQGWNNAYQYNLRLYNARVHSYKNGNPHAKGMSDEEALKYAEDFHIPMPELKDAAQAAAPADDQDAIAEQLQHVAAAPVAEEPEEEETPAKTPKKATGGRKRKTATPAAAVEEVKTPAPASPDKKRRRTSTKLAAAEVQEEPKKSGRKKAKSS, encoded by the exons ATGGCTCGTCCTAAGAAGTCggctgccgagaagcagcagcccgCTCAAGTTCCTgttcctcagcagcagcacatTCAGCATCATCAGCAGCCCCTCGTCCCGACTCCCATGATGCCTGTCCCAGTCGCCGCTGCAGTTGTTCCTCCGCCTCAGGCTGTCATGCCTCAGCGCGTGGTCGACAACGATAGCTTCCTGCGAGTACGCGATTCG GCTGTTGGTCGTCTCACCACCAttctggagcttctccgCTCCTTCACTGCCGACTATGTTCGACAGACcaaccttctcctcggtGAGCCCACTGCTGAGGGCTCCCAGGATAACCTCCTGGCCACCTTTGAGCATGCTGCCCAGCAGCTCATTATGCCCGTCCCTGAGCTTGCTCCCcctgttgaggagaagaaggagcgcAAGAAGCGAACCATTGACCCCAACGCCCCCAAGCGTCCCCTCACTCCCTACTTCCTATACATGCAGCACGCTCGCTCTATTATCGCGAACGATCTTGGCGCTGAGGCTCCCAAGGGTGCTGTTCAGGAGGAGGGTCAGCGACGATGGGCCAACATGAGCCCCCATGAGAAGCAG GGTTGGAACAATGCCTACCAGTACAACCTTCGTCTGTACAACGCTCGTGTCCACTCATACAAGAACGGCAACCCTCACGCCAAGGGCATgtctgatgaggaggcgCTCAAGTACGCTGAGGACTTCCACATCCCCATgcccgagctcaaggatgctGCCCAAGCTGCGGCTCCCGCCGACGACCAGGATGCTATCGCTGAGCAGCTTCAGcatgttgctgctgcccctGTCGCTGAGgagcccgaggaggaggagacccCTGCCAAGACACCCAAGAAGGCTACCGGTGGCCGCAAGCGCAAGACGGCCActcccgccgccgccgtcgaggaggttaAGACCCCTGCGCCCGCCAGCCCTGACAAGAAGCGAAGGCGCACCTCGACAAAGCTCGCCGCCGCTGAGGTTCAggaggagcccaagaagTCGGGTCGCAAGAAGGCTAAGAGCTCCTGA